Within the Vibrio tasmaniensis genome, the region AAGTAGCGCTGAAGTGGCTCAAAGAACTCTTGGATGCCGAGGGTGTTGAGTATCAAATTGTCGGAGGGCTAGCTGCAACGATACATGGTGGCAGTCGTGAAATCGCAGACATAGACCTTTATATCCACAACTTCGACGCAAATAAGGTTTTGGCTCACGTATCGCAATTCATATCTAAACCGTTAACTCACTACGCAGAATACGGCTGGGATCTCGAGTATTTCCAGTTGATTTACCAAGAACAAAAAATTGAAATTGGTTTATCTCATAATACGAAGATACAGTCGGCTCTAGATGGCTCTTGGCATCAACTCGCAATCGATTTTTCAGAGTCAGTAATTAAAGACTATCAAGGTATCGAACTGCCAGTCATTCCAGTCCATCAGTTAGTCGAGTACAAGCGAATATTGGGTAGGGAAGTCGACCTAATTGATATACAAGAACTGACGTTAGCCACTTAATTTGATGTTGTGTGCATAAGGAAATGAGTATGAATTACGATGAATTTAACCATTTTTGCGGGACATTTACTGGGACGAGTCATGTCGTTCAATGGGGCAATTCAGATGTCTGGAAGGTGGGTGGTAAAGTCTTTGCTATTGGTGGTTGGAGTGACGGCAAAAAAGCGGCATTCACTTTTAAGACATCCAACTTAAATTACGATTTTCTCAGTGATTGTGAGGGCTATAAACCGGCTCCGTACTTTGCTAACCGTGGAATGAAATGGATACAGCAAGTTGAGACTGATGGTCAATTAGACGATGACCTAAAGTATTACTTGTCTGAGTCTTATCGAATTGTTGCGAGTGGCTTAAGTAAACGTAAACAACGAGAGTTGGGCATAGATAATGACAAGGAAAGCTGACTTGAAAAATATTGCTGTGACGGTGGTTGTAAGAGACGGAAAAGTTCTCGTCCAAAAACGCTTTAGACATCGCCAAGGTAAGGTATTTGAGTTCCCTGGAGGTTCAGTTGATCCCGGTGAGTCGGGTAGCCAAGCCGCAATTAGAGAGTTGTGGGAAGAAACAGGTCTTAAAGCGCTACAACTTCTCGGCACTCATCAAGCTTTGAATAACTTCGGTGGTGAGATTCATTCTGTAGTTTTGCTTGCGGATCAGAATGATGAGCCTGAAATAGTCGACGCAGAAAGACAGCAAACTTTCTATTGGCTAGAGCCCTCAGCGATTCCTCTTGATGATTTTTATTGTGCAGATATAGAGTTTATAGAGAACTATTTGAGTAGATATGCATAGTTCAAAGTTGGTTTGAATATTGAATTTACTAT harbors:
- a CDS encoding NUDIX hydrolase → MKNIAVTVVVRDGKVLVQKRFRHRQGKVFEFPGGSVDPGESGSQAAIRELWEETGLKALQLLGTHQALNNFGGEIHSVVLLADQNDEPEIVDAERQQTFYWLEPSAIPLDDFYCADIEFIENYLSRYA
- a CDS encoding MmcQ/YjbR family DNA-binding protein, whose translation is MNYDEFNHFCGTFTGTSHVVQWGNSDVWKVGGKVFAIGGWSDGKKAAFTFKTSNLNYDFLSDCEGYKPAPYFANRGMKWIQQVETDGQLDDDLKYYLSESYRIVASGLSKRKQRELGIDNDKES
- a CDS encoding MazG-related protein, with protein sequence MSEKVKVALKWLKELLDAEGVEYQIVGGLAATIHGGSREIADIDLYIHNFDANKVLAHVSQFISKPLTHYAEYGWDLEYFQLIYQEQKIEIGLSHNTKIQSALDGSWHQLAIDFSESVIKDYQGIELPVIPVHQLVEYKRILGREVDLIDIQELTLAT